Proteins encoded by one window of Candidatus Sumerlaea chitinivorans:
- a CDS encoding NADH-ubiquinone oxidoreductase chain F, whose product MTERVLLKNFDPMRPSPPVSYEAYVLNGGYEGARIALSKTPLEVQQIVKDSGLRGRGGAGFPTGLKWSFVPMDFEGQKYLVCNCDEMEPGTFKDRALIYNDPHQLIEGMLIAAYAMQMTKGFIFIRYEYRRGAEIVDAAIAEATRHGWLGKNIQGTGFDFHLETHLSAGRYICGEETALLNSLEGKRANPRAKPPFPQIRGFLGQPTIVNNVETFCNVPHILAHGPEWYKKLGLNGNAGTKLMGASGRVKNPGLWELPMGTPLDVLLNEYAGGPARGKPFKAVIPGALSTPIFTPEQFSTPMDFDSVAKAGSRLGTACVIVFDEGDCMVAALANIMNFYARESCGFCTPCREGMRWAYETVCAIRDGNGIVTDLQVLDDLGRHFGHTFCAFAPGAQGPMQSILTKFRSEFEDHIAKRSCKAKA is encoded by the coding sequence GTGACGGAGCGTGTGTTACTCAAGAATTTTGACCCCATGCGCCCCTCTCCACCTGTTTCGTATGAGGCGTACGTACTCAACGGTGGGTATGAAGGGGCACGAATTGCCCTAAGCAAGACTCCCCTCGAAGTTCAGCAAATCGTAAAAGATAGTGGTCTCCGCGGACGAGGTGGTGCGGGTTTCCCGACGGGGCTGAAATGGTCCTTCGTCCCAATGGATTTCGAGGGGCAAAAATACCTCGTCTGCAACTGCGATGAGATGGAGCCGGGCACATTCAAGGATCGAGCCCTTATCTACAACGATCCCCATCAACTGATCGAGGGTATGCTGATCGCAGCGTATGCAATGCAGATGACAAAAGGCTTCATCTTCATCCGCTACGAGTACCGTCGCGGAGCCGAGATTGTCGATGCAGCAATCGCAGAGGCAACTCGCCATGGATGGCTCGGCAAGAACATCCAAGGAACGGGCTTTGATTTCCATTTGGAAACGCATCTCAGCGCAGGGCGCTACATTTGTGGCGAGGAAACAGCATTATTGAACTCGCTCGAGGGCAAACGAGCGAACCCACGTGCAAAGCCTCCGTTCCCTCAAATCCGCGGATTCCTTGGACAGCCGACAATTGTGAATAACGTGGAAACATTCTGCAATGTTCCCCACATTTTGGCCCATGGCCCCGAGTGGTACAAGAAACTGGGTCTGAACGGGAACGCGGGAACCAAGTTGATGGGAGCAAGCGGCCGAGTGAAAAACCCCGGCCTTTGGGAACTGCCGATGGGCACTCCGCTTGACGTGCTGTTGAACGAGTATGCCGGTGGCCCAGCGCGTGGGAAACCGTTCAAGGCGGTAATACCAGGTGCATTGTCTACCCCAATTTTTACACCCGAACAGTTTTCCACGCCAATGGACTTTGATTCTGTGGCAAAAGCGGGGTCGCGCCTTGGCACCGCCTGCGTGATTGTGTTTGACGAGGGGGACTGCATGGTTGCGGCGCTGGCGAATATCATGAACTTTTACGCGCGGGAGTCATGCGGTTTCTGTACCCCCTGTCGCGAAGGAATGCGGTGGGCTTATGAAACAGTGTGCGCGATTCGAGATGGCAATGGTATCGTTACGGACCTCCAAGTTTTAGACGACCTTGGACGGCACTTTGGGCACACGTTCTGTGCCTTTGCGCCTGGTGCGCAAGGCCCTATGCAAAGCATCTT